The Cohnella abietis genome has a segment encoding these proteins:
- a CDS encoding CDP-alcohol phosphatidyltransferase family protein, producing the protein MKVVPNCITLSRIVLALMLLFLTPLSSAFLTIYILCGFTDLIDGPIARKTGTTSSLGAKLDSAADMILVGISLYTLYPFLDLPLESSYGSS; encoded by the coding sequence TTGAAGGTTGTACCCAACTGTATAACGCTTAGCAGAATCGTTCTGGCACTCATGCTGTTATTCCTCACGCCGCTTAGCTCGGCTTTTCTTACAATCTATATCCTTTGCGGATTCACCGACCTCATAGACGGGCCAATTGCCAGAAAGACCGGTACGACAAGCAGCCTTGGAGCAAAGCTGGATTCCGCTGCCGACATGATACTGGTAGGCATCTCATTATATACATTGTATCCGTTTCTAGACTTACCCTTGGAATCATCATATGGATCATCATGA
- a CDS encoding sugar O-acetyltransferase — protein sequence MTAKTEKEKMLDGELYLSSDPQLTKEREFARRTARIYNQTSENEIEHRTSLLKSLFGSTGENLFIEPNIRCDYGYNIHVGENFYANFDCTILDVCEVHIGDNCFIAPGVHIYTATHPIQPLERIAGPEYGKPVTIGNNVWIGGRAVINPGVTIGDNVVIASGAVVTKNVPANTVVGGNPAKIIRNIEL from the coding sequence ATGACTGCCAAAACCGAAAAAGAGAAAATGCTCGATGGGGAATTGTATTTGTCTTCTGACCCACAGTTAACCAAAGAAAGAGAATTTGCAAGAAGAACAGCACGAATCTATAATCAAACTTCTGAAAATGAAATTGAGCATCGCACAAGTCTCTTAAAATCTCTATTTGGTTCAACAGGAGAAAATTTATTTATCGAGCCCAACATTCGGTGTGACTACGGTTATAACATTCATGTCGGAGAAAATTTCTACGCTAACTTCGACTGTACTATTCTGGATGTCTGTGAAGTTCATATAGGAGATAATTGTTTCATTGCCCCTGGTGTGCATATTTACACGGCCACTCACCCCATTCAACCTCTCGAGCGGATTGCCGGGCCAGAGTATGGCAAGCCAGTAACAATAGGAAATAACGTGTGGATTGGTGGGCGAGCTGTCATTAATCCAGGTGTAACTATAGGGGACAACGTCGTAATCGCATCTGGCGCAGTCGTAACCAAGAACGTTCCAGCCAATACTGTAGTGGGCGGCAATCCGGCGAAAATAATTAGGAATATTGAGCTTTAG
- a CDS encoding flavin reductase family protein produces MRLPINEEITYAYPGMVAVVTSRYNGKQNIMASGWHTYIGSSPGIYGISLRKETYSYELIEQSGAFGVHFMPARCSEMIQAVGTFSGRDVDKFDKFNISYDDGLKADIPVLTDAYFSYECRTMNITTYGDHEWIAGEIVQRYKDNDFFLENGLPDFAKLEIPLYLGRSTYRTLNQSTEEKIHLLHLNK; encoded by the coding sequence ATGAGATTACCTATAAATGAAGAGATTACGTATGCATACCCGGGTATGGTGGCAGTCGTTACATCGCGATACAATGGGAAGCAAAACATTATGGCGTCTGGGTGGCACACATACATTGGATCATCACCGGGCATATATGGGATATCCCTTCGCAAGGAGACGTATTCCTATGAGCTGATAGAACAGAGCGGGGCATTTGGGGTGCATTTTATGCCTGCAAGATGCTCGGAAATGATTCAAGCCGTGGGAACATTTAGTGGACGAGACGTGGACAAGTTCGATAAGTTCAACATCAGTTATGATGATGGGCTCAAAGCAGATATTCCAGTGCTGACGGATGCCTATTTTTCCTATGAATGCAGAACAATGAACATTACAACGTACGGAGATCATGAATGGATCGCTGGTGAAATCGTGCAACGCTATAAGGACAATGATTTTTTCTTGGAAAATGGTTTGCCTGACTTCGCTAAATTAGAAATCCCACTATATTTGGGACGCTCTACCTATAGGACGTTAAATCAGTCTACCGAGGAAAAAATCCACCTTTTACATCTTAATAAATAG
- a CDS encoding ROK family protein, with the protein MYRISQITNNSIRVKKINQELIKQALKDMKQGTKSMIAGATGLSVATCGNILNEFLTTGEVIETELEQPNGGRPARRFVYNSNFAYIACIYASSEGGQHSLTYTVANLLGEVVDDGFLAVELANLTAIEHLIEMLIAKYPEINAVGIGIPGLVHQGVINVCDIDELINVPLEARLKEKYELEVTVDNDMNLSVYGFYKKQNYEEDKTIAVVTFPRNNFPGSGMMIDGHIHKGATQFAGEVSFLPFGISRKEQITQLHQQDTFVALAAKTIMSLIAVINPETIALTGELVKEEHIEGICKLCVGVIPEEHMPQIIVLDDPHHYYMNGLIAVTLESLSYNLQLVEKRR; encoded by the coding sequence GTGTATAGAATTAGTCAGATAACGAACAACTCCATTCGAGTTAAAAAAATTAACCAAGAGCTTATTAAGCAAGCCTTAAAGGATATGAAGCAGGGAACGAAATCTATGATAGCAGGCGCAACAGGGTTAAGCGTGGCTACCTGCGGAAATATTCTTAATGAATTCCTCACAACAGGTGAAGTTATTGAGACTGAATTGGAGCAGCCGAATGGAGGGAGACCAGCAAGACGTTTTGTCTACAATTCTAACTTTGCCTATATCGCTTGCATCTATGCTAGCTCTGAAGGCGGTCAACATTCTTTAACGTATACGGTTGCGAATTTACTAGGTGAAGTGGTGGATGATGGATTCCTTGCCGTTGAACTGGCAAACCTTACTGCGATTGAGCATCTAATCGAAATGCTGATTGCCAAGTACCCAGAGATTAATGCCGTTGGTATTGGAATTCCAGGACTTGTCCATCAAGGTGTTATTAACGTTTGTGATATTGATGAGTTAATTAATGTTCCGCTAGAAGCACGGTTGAAAGAGAAATATGAGCTTGAGGTTACAGTAGATAATGATATGAATTTGAGTGTTTATGGTTTCTATAAAAAGCAGAATTATGAAGAAGATAAAACGATTGCCGTGGTTACCTTCCCAAGGAATAACTTTCCTGGGTCGGGTATGATGATTGACGGGCACATTCATAAGGGAGCTACTCAATTTGCCGGGGAAGTTTCCTTCTTGCCCTTCGGTATTTCACGAAAGGAGCAAATTACTCAGCTACATCAGCAAGATACATTTGTGGCATTAGCAGCTAAGACGATTATGTCACTGATTGCTGTTATTAACCCTGAGACAATTGCTCTGACTGGAGAATTGGTGAAAGAAGAGCATATTGAGGGTATATGCAAGCTTTGCGTGGGCGTGATACCTGAAGAGCATATGCCACAAATTATCGTTTTAGATGATCCGCATCATTACTATATGAACGGATTAATTGCTGTCACCCTTGAAAGCTTGAGCTATAACCTGCAGCTTGTTGAGAAGAGGCGTTAA
- a CDS encoding TetR/AcrR family transcriptional regulator: MEIETKIDRRIIRTKEAINKAFLELFSEKELEQITINDIADRANVNRGTIYLHYIDKYDLLDKCIEEHLRRLITFCSRNELNQEITPLVSDLKPVFDYFGTNYLFFSAMLNNQRTSVFRERLQHFVSVNLKEKLDRQDLQPEIDNELNAQFMASAFVGILEWWIRNKMPHTPEYMAEQVRKLYEKNEVFPMG, from the coding sequence ATGGAGATCGAAACGAAGATTGATCGGAGAATTATTAGAACAAAGGAAGCCATTAACAAGGCGTTTCTGGAGCTTTTTTCCGAAAAAGAGCTTGAGCAAATTACGATCAACGACATCGCAGATCGAGCCAACGTTAACCGTGGGACCATCTATCTGCACTACATCGACAAATACGACCTGCTGGATAAATGCATTGAGGAGCATTTGAGGAGATTGATCACTTTTTGCAGCAGAAATGAATTAAATCAGGAAATAACACCGCTGGTCAGCGATCTGAAGCCGGTATTCGATTATTTCGGAACAAACTATCTGTTCTTCTCGGCCATGCTTAACAATCAAAGAACATCCGTATTCCGGGAACGTCTACAGCACTTCGTGTCAGTAAACCTTAAAGAGAAGCTCGATAGGCAAGACCTTCAACCGGAAATAGACAATGAACTGAATGCCCAATTCATGGCCTCGGCTTTCGTTGGTATTTTGGAATGGTGGATTCGCAATAAAATGCCACATACCCCAGAGTATATGGCAGAGCAAGTGCGGAAGCTGTACGAGAAAAACGAGGTTTTTCCTATGGGGTAA
- a CDS encoding SDR family oxidoreductase: MENTKNKVVIITGASSGIGEATAKLLAEKGAKVVLAARREERLQAIVKEIEQEGGQAAYIKADVVSAEDMQKLAQFALKQYGRIDVLVNNAGVMPVSRLNEQRVAEWDQMIDVNIKGVLNGIAAVLPTMREQQSGHIINISSVAGYEVNPTSAVYSGTKFAVRAISEGLRKEESPSSHIRSTLIAPGMTESELLNTVTSPEVKAMASHISGLAISPYSIARAIAYAINEPDDTGVNEIVIRPTAQP, translated from the coding sequence ATGGAAAACACTAAAAACAAGGTAGTCATCATAACGGGAGCATCTAGCGGAATAGGGGAAGCGACAGCCAAGCTATTGGCAGAAAAGGGAGCAAAGGTTGTTTTAGCAGCTAGAAGAGAAGAGAGACTGCAAGCGATCGTGAAAGAAATTGAACAAGAAGGCGGGCAAGCCGCTTATATCAAAGCCGACGTAGTCTCAGCCGAGGATATGCAGAAGCTAGCACAGTTTGCTTTGAAGCAGTATGGTCGCATTGATGTACTGGTGAACAACGCAGGAGTCATGCCGGTTTCGCGGCTGAATGAACAGAGGGTTGCGGAATGGGATCAGATGATTGATGTGAACATTAAAGGCGTGCTGAACGGCATCGCCGCGGTCCTGCCAACCATGAGAGAGCAGCAATCGGGACATATTATCAACATTTCCTCAGTTGCAGGTTATGAAGTTAATCCGACTTCGGCTGTTTATAGTGGGACCAAGTTTGCCGTAAGAGCGATTTCGGAAGGGCTTCGCAAGGAAGAATCCCCGTCTTCCCATATTCGATCCACCCTTATTGCGCCGGGAATGACGGAGTCTGAGCTGCTCAACACCGTGACTAGCCCCGAGGTTAAGGCAATGGCGAGTCATATTAGCGGTTTGGCTATTTCACCATACAGTATTGCCAGAGCCATCGCTTACGCCATCAATGAACCAGACGATACGGGGGTCAATGAGATTGTGATTAGACCTACTGCACAGCCATAA